The following coding sequences are from one Cydia splendana chromosome 15, ilCydSple1.2, whole genome shotgun sequence window:
- the LOC134797269 gene encoding uncharacterized protein LOC134797269 isoform X3: MSRRYEMTLNQFKHKNKTMIFFIHVMCFVSSSFYNYNSVKYLPSQNNILRKVFSETVDLKTLTHLGNAFPNHAIEIHYERTQDKPPQISNQYMNWLRANPNFQTEAHRPLGRSGENLETATTSSPTSTTVTTTTTSTSMSTTTMSDLLTSRPTENTIITDNRKRPLYMEDLIQALEDFDKKSKQDNFTTSNRIDSTTDEDPNRPLVKQDLWDLEDIISNRGMLFF, encoded by the exons GAATAAGACaatgatattttttattcacgTAATGTGTTTTGTTTCATCGTCATTTTATAATTACAATTCAGTTAAGTACCTTCCATCACAAAATAACATCTTGAGGAAGGTGTTTTCGGAAACAGTCGATCTGAAGACTTTAACGCACCTAGGAA ATGCCTTCCCAAACCATGCGATTGAAATACATTATGAGAGAACGCAAGATAAACCGCCACAAATTTCTAACCAGTACATGAACTGGTTGAGAGCGAACCCTAACTTTCAGACAGAAGCACATCGTCCATTAG GACGTTCAGGGGAAAATCTTG aaACAGCTACAACATCATCTCCCACTTCCACAACAGtgacaacaacaacaacctcGACGAGTATGTCTACTACCACAATGAGCGATCTACTAACTTCGCGACCAACGGAAAATACAATAATTACAG ATAATCGAAAGCGGCCTTTATACATGGAAGATCTTATACAAGCTCTAGAAGACTTTGATAAAAAATCGAAACAAGATAATTTTACCACGAGTAACA GAATCGATTCAACCACTGATGAGGATCCTAATCGTCCATTGGTAAAACAGGATTTATGGGATCTCGAAGATATTATAT ctAACAGAggtatgttatttttttaa